From Nitratidesulfovibrio vulgaris str. Hildenborough, a single genomic window includes:
- the rho gene encoding transcription termination factor Rho — protein sequence MRKKKSAPNPESAMNLSELKIKSMQELMELAEQFKVENASGMRKQELIFALLQACASQNGAIYGDGVLEILPDGFGFLRSPLCSYMPGPDDIYVSPSQIRRFALRKGDVVSGQIRPPKEGERYFALLKVTEIGFEPPENAKNLVLFDNLTPIYPDRQFIMENGDKNYSSRIIDIMAPIGCGQRGLIVAPPRTGKTMLLQTIANSINANSPDTYLIVLLIDERPEEVTDMERTVKNAEVVSSTFDEPPQRHVQVCEMVLEKAKRLVERKRDVVILLDSITRLGRAYNAVTPSSGRVLSGGLDANALQRPKRFFGAARNIEEGGSLTIIATALIDTGSRMDEVIFEEFKGTGNMEIYLDRHLSEKRVFPAIDINRTGTRKEDLLLSDEVLNRVWILRKILAPMSSIDSMEFLLDKMRGTKSNRDFMNCMNK from the coding sequence ATGAGGAAAAAGAAAAGCGCTCCGAACCCGGAAAGTGCCATGAACCTTTCCGAGCTGAAGATCAAAAGCATGCAGGAGCTCATGGAGCTTGCCGAGCAGTTCAAGGTCGAAAACGCCAGCGGCATGCGAAAGCAGGAGCTCATATTCGCCCTTCTGCAAGCCTGCGCATCCCAGAATGGAGCCATATACGGCGACGGGGTGCTTGAAATCCTGCCCGACGGCTTCGGCTTCCTTCGATCTCCGCTCTGCAGCTACATGCCCGGCCCCGACGACATCTACGTCTCCCCCTCCCAGATTCGTCGGTTCGCACTGCGAAAAGGCGATGTCGTCTCCGGGCAGATACGCCCCCCCAAAGAGGGTGAACGCTATTTCGCCCTTCTCAAGGTCACGGAAATCGGCTTCGAGCCCCCCGAAAACGCAAAGAATCTCGTCCTGTTCGACAACCTCACGCCCATCTACCCCGACCGCCAGTTCATCATGGAGAACGGGGACAAGAACTATTCGAGCAGGATCATCGACATCATGGCCCCCATCGGATGCGGGCAACGCGGCCTCATCGTGGCCCCGCCGCGCACCGGCAAGACCATGCTGCTTCAGACCATCGCCAACTCCATCAATGCCAACAGCCCCGACACCTATCTCATCGTCCTGCTGATTGACGAGCGCCCCGAAGAAGTCACCGACATGGAGCGCACCGTCAAGAACGCCGAAGTGGTGAGCTCGACATTCGACGAACCGCCACAGCGCCATGTGCAGGTCTGTGAGATGGTTCTCGAAAAAGCCAAGCGCCTTGTCGAGCGCAAGCGCGACGTTGTCATCCTGCTCGACTCCATCACCCGCCTCGGTCGCGCCTACAACGCCGTCACGCCCTCTTCCGGCAGGGTGCTTTCGGGCGGTCTCGATGCCAACGCACTGCAACGCCCGAAGCGATTCTTCGGTGCTGCACGTAACATCGAAGAAGGCGGCAGCCTCACCATCATCGCCACCGCCCTCATCGACACCGGCTCTCGCATGGACGAGGTCATCTTCGAAGAGTTCAAGGGAACCGGCAACATGGAGATCTATCTCGATCGCCATCTCTCCGAAAAGCGCGTGTTCCCCGCCATCGACATCAACCGCACCGGCACCCGCAAGGAAGACCTGCTTCTTTCCGACGAAGTGCTCAACCGCGTGTGGATACTGCGCAAGATTCTCGCCCCCATGAGTTCCATCGACAGCATGGAATTCCTTCTCGACAAGATGCGTGGCACCAAGAGCAACCGCGATTTCATGAACTGCATGAACAAGTAG
- a CDS encoding CarD family transcriptional regulator, translating into MFSPDELVVYPAQGVGKVERIERQEVGGVTAEFYIVRILTNNVTLMVPVKNAANVGLRPLCSTERANEIMLSLEDRSGFTGYTGQNWNRRYREYSEKLKSPDLGDVAYVLRELLLIGKDKELSFGERRLLEQAMSLLVVELSHVQGLTQEEVRANIEALFQDVLQPRENVE; encoded by the coding sequence GTGTTCAGCCCGGATGAACTGGTAGTGTACCCCGCGCAAGGCGTCGGCAAAGTCGAACGTATCGAACGCCAAGAAGTTGGGGGCGTCACAGCCGAGTTCTACATCGTACGCATCCTCACCAACAACGTCACTCTCATGGTGCCGGTGAAGAATGCGGCCAATGTGGGGCTGCGCCCGCTCTGTTCGACCGAACGGGCAAACGAGATCATGCTTTCGCTCGAAGACCGCAGTGGTTTTACCGGGTACACCGGACAGAACTGGAACAGACGCTACCGCGAATACTCCGAAAAGCTCAAGAGCCCCGACCTTGGTGATGTCGCCTACGTTCTGCGCGAGCTTCTGCTCATCGGCAAAGACAAGGAACTCTCCTTCGGCGAACGGCGACTCCTTGAACAGGCCATGTCCTTGCTGGTCGTCGAACTTTCCCATGTGCAGGGTCTCACGCAGGAAGAAGTTCGGGCCAATATCGAAGCGTTATTCCAGGATGTTCTCCAGCCACGCGAGAACGTAGAATAG
- the pth gene encoding aminoacyl-tRNA hydrolase — MNISGLIIGLGNPGREYDRTRHNFGFMFIDALLEEAQRNPFARCEQLSGGKKKYDLWRCDIVEGQAPWLLAKPQTFMNLSGEAVLAIASFYRVKPAAMVVAHDELDLPLGRMRFKMGGGNAGHNGLKSITQCLGTPDFHRLRLGIGKPPAGGETTGWVLGRFSQSDTAMVDAVLEAAIQGIRTFATEGDVAATQYINAFRP, encoded by the coding sequence ATGAACATATCCGGACTCATCATCGGCCTCGGCAATCCGGGACGCGAGTACGACCGTACCCGCCATAATTTCGGATTCATGTTCATCGACGCCCTGCTGGAAGAAGCCCAGCGCAATCCTTTTGCGCGCTGTGAACAACTCAGCGGCGGCAAGAAGAAATACGACCTCTGGCGATGCGACATCGTCGAAGGACAAGCCCCATGGCTTCTTGCCAAGCCGCAGACCTTCATGAACCTCAGCGGCGAGGCCGTGCTTGCGATAGCCTCGTTCTATCGGGTCAAGCCCGCCGCCATGGTCGTGGCGCACGACGAACTCGACCTGCCCCTCGGAAGGATGCGCTTCAAGATGGGGGGAGGCAACGCAGGACATAACGGGCTGAAATCCATCACACAATGCCTTGGGACGCCTGACTTTCATCGACTCCGCCTCGGCATTGGCAAACCTCCGGCAGGTGGAGAAACCACAGGGTGGGTGCTCGGTCGCTTCTCCCAGTCCGACACTGCCATGGTCGACGCGGTGCTTGAGGCGGCCATACAAGGCATCAGGACATTCGCCACAGAGGGGGATGTCGCGGCCACCCAGTACATCAACGCCTTCAGGCCCTGA
- a CDS encoding 50S ribosomal protein L25/general stress protein Ctc encodes MSEQKTLSVQKRDNLGKGANRRLRSEEVVPGVFYDTKGNNVAVQMPAKPLQKLFEEVGRTTVFQLEIEEEGKKSTHPVLIWDALFHPYKKKFTHIDFFGVDLDREIKIRVPLEFVGTSRGVKLGGKLEVYREFIDVMSKPLTLPKKITLDLTELDINSTIMLKDVAMPEGVRPATNENFAILSVLTPKSE; translated from the coding sequence ATGTCCGAGCAGAAGACACTGAGCGTCCAGAAGCGCGACAACCTGGGCAAGGGTGCCAACCGCAGGCTCCGTTCCGAAGAAGTCGTTCCCGGCGTGTTCTACGACACCAAGGGCAACAACGTCGCCGTCCAGATGCCCGCCAAGCCCCTTCAGAAGCTGTTCGAAGAAGTGGGTCGCACCACCGTATTCCAGCTTGAAATCGAAGAAGAGGGCAAGAAGAGCACGCATCCCGTTCTCATCTGGGACGCTCTTTTCCACCCCTACAAGAAGAAGTTCACGCATATCGACTTCTTCGGTGTCGACCTTGATCGCGAGATCAAGATCCGCGTTCCTCTGGAATTCGTCGGCACCTCGCGTGGCGTCAAGCTTGGTGGCAAGCTCGAAGTCTACCGCGAATTCATAGACGTCATGAGCAAGCCGCTCACGCTGCCCAAGAAGATCACGCTGGACCTGACCGAACTCGACATCAACAGCACCATCATGCTGAAGGATGTCGCCATGCCCGAGGGTGTGCGTCCGGCAACCAACGAGAACTTCGCTATTCTCAGCGTGCTCACCCCCAAGAGCGAATAG
- a CDS encoding ribose-phosphate pyrophosphokinase — MQGDLKILTGTSNPELAKAICNHLGCQITPALCETFSDGEIRIEIGDNVRGDDVFVVQATCAPVNFNLMQLFLMLDALKRASAGRVTAVMPYYGYARQDRKVSPRAPISAKLVADFLTTAGTDRVVTVDLHAGQIQGFFNSPVDNLYAAPVILDYLRQVEGEIVIVSPDAGGVERARAYAKRLNAGLAIVDKRRDKPNQAQAMHVIGDVRDKVAIVVDDMIDTAGTLCAAGEVLLKNGAREVMACATHPVLSGPAIERLCNSPFKQVIVTDTVPLGDKLNACPKLHVLSVAGLLAKAIHNIHTESSVSVLFV, encoded by the coding sequence ATGCAAGGCGATCTCAAGATCCTGACCGGCACTTCCAACCCCGAGCTGGCCAAGGCCATCTGCAACCATCTTGGTTGCCAGATCACGCCCGCTCTGTGTGAAACCTTCAGTGACGGCGAAATCCGCATCGAGATCGGCGACAACGTGCGCGGTGACGACGTATTCGTCGTTCAGGCCACGTGTGCCCCGGTCAACTTCAATCTGATGCAGCTGTTCCTGATGCTGGACGCCCTCAAGCGTGCCAGCGCAGGCCGCGTTACCGCCGTCATGCCGTACTACGGCTATGCACGTCAGGATCGCAAAGTCTCTCCCCGCGCTCCTATCAGCGCAAAACTGGTTGCCGACTTCCTGACAACCGCTGGCACTGACCGCGTCGTCACCGTCGACCTCCATGCGGGTCAGATACAGGGCTTCTTCAACTCCCCTGTCGACAACCTGTACGCCGCCCCGGTCATTCTCGACTACCTGCGGCAGGTCGAAGGTGAAATCGTCATCGTGTCGCCCGACGCCGGTGGTGTCGAACGCGCCCGCGCCTACGCCAAGCGGCTCAACGCAGGGCTTGCCATCGTCGACAAGCGCCGCGACAAGCCCAACCAGGCGCAGGCGATGCACGTCATCGGCGACGTACGCGACAAGGTCGCCATCGTCGTTGACGACATGATCGACACCGCAGGCACCCTCTGTGCAGCAGGCGAAGTCCTGCTCAAGAACGGTGCGCGCGAGGTCATGGCATGCGCCACACACCCCGTACTTTCCGGGCCTGCCATCGAACGTCTTTGCAACTCGCCCTTCAAGCAGGTTATCGTCACCGATACCGTGCCCTTGGGCGACAAGCTCAACGCTTGCCCGAAACTGCATGTCCTTTCCGTTGCCGGGCTTCTGGCCAAGGCCATACACAATATCCACACCGAATCGTCGGTGAGCGTTCTTTTCGTATAG